From a region of the Poecile atricapillus isolate bPoeAtr1 chromosome 16, bPoeAtr1.hap1, whole genome shotgun sequence genome:
- the DEPDC5 gene encoding GATOR complex protein DEPDC5 isoform X1 — protein sequence MRTNKVYKLVIHKKGFGGSDDELVVNPKVFLQIKLGDVVEIAHPNDEYSPLLLQVKSLKEDLQKETISVDQTVAQVFRLRPYQDVHVNVVDPKEVTLDLVELTFKDQYIGRGDMWRLKKSLVSTCAYVTQKVEFAGIRAQAGELWVKSEKVTCGYISEDTRVVFRSTSAMVYIFIQMSCEMWDFDIYGDLYFEKAVNGFLADLFTKWKEKNCSHEVTVVLFSRTFYEAKSIDEFPETHRASIRQDHEGRFYEDFYKVVVQNERREEWTSLLVTIKKLFIQYPVLVRLEQAEGFPPGYNSTSAQGNYLEAINLSFNVFDKHYINRNFDRTGQMSVVITPGVGVFEVDRLLMILTKQRMIDNGIGVDLVCMGEQPLHAVPLFKLHNRCGPGDSRMGDDYNIPHWINHSFYTSKSQLLCNSFTPRIKLAGRKPLTEKAKNNRDASLGAPKDAENALPIQVDYDGYDAQVFRLPGPSRAQRCSTFSRSVRERESRTRKSSSSYDVSCSPSLQSRTLPPEEVRSQASDDSSLGKISNILMIPRPHLHQCEVSSSLGYTSTRDFLENMLESQQRDSSAPGRFHVGSAESLLHIRPGGYAPQRALINPFAPSRMPMKLTSNRRRWMHTFPVGPSGEAIQIHHQTRQNMAEMQGSGQQDLTHSSAELLELAYHEATGRHVSSRHPGDSGSFLSFGGAEEYGNGLGAGPNAGVNLKTQNKDSLEDAVSNSPDPKRGWSVILSLLLSSSFCSCLGCKTVPGFCCTVGVDWKSLTTPACLPLTTDYFPDRQSLQNDYTEGCYDLLPEADIDRRDEEGVQMTAQQVFEEFICQRLMQGYQIIVQSKPQKPAPAVPPPLSSSPLYSRGLVSRNRPEEEDQYWLSMGRTFHKVTLKDKIITVTRYLPKYPYESAQINYTYSLCPSHSDSEFVSCWVEFSHERLEEYKWNYLDQYICSAGSEDFSLIESLKFWRTRFLLLPACISATKRIMEGEAHCDVYGDKPRSDEEEWQLLDGFIRFVEGLNRIRRRHRSDRMIRKGSAMKGLQIAGPIPTHSLEQSGPPIGKKGTSALSALLQMEASQKTLGEQQAAMLSGKSSGQPSESGNIAITPTYMDSPRKDGAFFMDFVRSPRTASTFYSQVSIDQSVPATSDGNTLLPTGQVPDRGSSQALGSTQNAADPGYSTAGAAEGSSQQCSTSALTSSSTLVEILEAMKHPTTGIQLLSEQKGLSPYCFISAEVVHWLVNNVEGVHTQAMAIDIMQKMLEEQLIVHASGEALRTFIYGFYFYKIVVDKEPDRVGLQQPAMWHTAAMDDFSAFQRKWFEVAFVAEELLHSEIPAFFLPWLPSRPASYASRHSSFSRSFGGRSQAAALLAATVPEQRTVTLDVDVNNRTDRLEWCSCYYHGNFSLNAAFEIKLHWMAVTAAVLFEMVQGWHRKATSCGFLLVPVLEGPFALPSYLYGDPLRAQLFIPLNVSCLLKEGSEHLFDGFEPETYWDRMHLLQEAIAHRFGFVQDKYSASAFNFPAENKPQYIHVTGTVFLQLPYSKRKFSSGQQRRRRNSTSSTNQNMFCEERIGYNWAYNTMLTKTWRSSATGDEKFADRLLKDFTDFCWNKDSRLVTFWTDCLDKMHASAP from the exons GTGGTCTTCCGCTCCACTTCTGCCatggtttatatttttatcCAGATGAGCTGTGAAATGTGGGATTTTGATATTTATG ggGATCTATACTTTGAGAAAGCTGTGAATGGTTTCCTTGCTGACCTCTTCACAAAATGGAAG GAGAAGAATTGCAGCCATGAAGTGACAGTGGTTCTATTTTCAAGAACATTTTATGAAGCAAAATCTATAG atgaatttCCTGAAACACATCGTGCATCAATTCGGCAGGATCATGAGGGAAGATTTTATGAAGATTTTTACAA AGTCGTAGTTCAGAATGAGAGGCGGGAAGAGTGGACCTCCTTGCTTGTGACCATTAAAAAGCTTTTCATCCAGTATCCTGTGTTGGTACGACTCGAGCAAGCAG AGGGCTTTCCTCCTGGTTACAATTCAACCTCAGCACAAGGGAACTACCTGGAGGCTATAAATCTTTCATTCAATG TGTTTGACAAGCATTACATCAACCGCAACTTCGACCGCACGGGGCAGATGTCGGTGGTGATCACCCCTGGTGTGGGAGTGTTCGAGGTGGATCGGCTCCTCATGATCCTCACCAAGCAGCGCATGATTGACAATG GGATAGGAGTGGATTTGGTGTGCATGGGAGAGCAACCCTTGCATGCTGTACCACTCTTTAAG CTCCATAATCGCTGTGGCCCTGGTGACTCACGAATGGGTGATGATTACAATATCCCACACTGGATAAATCACAG tttctaCACATCCAAAAGCCAACTCCTGTGTAACAGCTTCACTCCACGGATCAAGCTGGCAGGAAGGAAG CCACTGACggagaaagcaaaaaataatcGTGATGCCT cattagGAGCTCCAAAGGATGCTGAGAATGCCTTGCCTATCCAGGTAGATTATGATGGCTACGATGCCCAGGTGTTCCGACTGCCAGGCCCATCCAGAGCCCAGCGCTGTAGCACTTTCAG CAGGTCAGTGAGGGAGCGGGAGAGCCGCACGAGGAAGAGCTCCAGCTCGTACGACGTCTCGTGCAgcccctccctgcagagccGCACGCTGCCCCCGGAAGAGGTGAGGAGCCAGGCTTCTGATGACAGCTCTCTGGGCAAGATCTCCAACATCCTGATGATCCCACGGCCTCACCTGCACCAGTGTGAAGTCAGCAGCTCCTTGGGCTATACCAGCACCAGAG ATTTCCTTGAGAACATGTTGGAGTCGCAGCAGCGCGACTCGAGCGCTCCGGGGCGGTTCCACGTGGGCAGTGCGGAGTCTCTGCTGCACATCCGCCCGGGGGGGTACGCGCCGCAGCGAGCCCTCATCAACCCCTTCGCCCCGTCCCGCATGCCCATGAAGCTGACGTCGAACCGCCGGCGCTGGATGCACACCTTCCCTGTGG GTCCCTCAGGAGAAGCCATCCAGATCCATCATCAGACCCGCCAGAATATGGCAGAAATGCAGGGCAGTGGGCAGCAGGATTTGACAcattcctctgcagagctgctggagctggcttACCATGAGGCAACGGGCAG ACACGTCAGCTCTCGGCATCCAGGGGATAGTGGCTCCTTCCTGAGCTTCGGCGGGGCAGAGGAGTACGGGAACGGGCTGGGGGCCGGCCCCAACGCAG GGGTGAACCTCAAAACTCAGAACAAGGATTCCTTGGAAGATGCTGTCTCTAATTCTCCAGATCCAA AAAGAGGCTGGTCTGTCattctttctctcctcctctccagctccttctgcagtTGTCTAGGATGCAAAACTG TGCCAGGCTTCTGTTGTACAGTTGGAGTGGACTGGAAATCCCTCACCacccctgcctgcctccctctcaCCACGGATTACTTCCCCGACCGCCAGAGCCTGCAGAACGATTACACGGAGGGCTGCTATGACCTGCTGCCAGAGGCTGACATTGACAG GAGGGATGAGGAAGGAGTGCAGATGACAGCCCAGCAGGTGTTTGAGGAGTTCATTTGTCAGCGTCTCATGCAAGGCTATCAGATTATTGTGCAATCCAAGCCACAGAAGCCGGCCCCAGCCGTGCCACCCCCGCTCAGCAGCAGTCCCCTCTACAGCAGAG GTCTTGTGTCAAGAAATAGACCTGAGGAAGAGGATCAGTACTGGCTGAGCATGGGCCGTACCTTCCACAAAGTCAccttaaaagacaaaataattacTGTGACTCGGTACCTGCCCAA GTATCCATATGAATCTGCTCAGATAAACTACACCTACAGCTTGTGTCCCTCACACTCTGACTCTGAGTTTGTCTCTTGCTGGGTAGAATTTTCCCATGAGAGACTAGAAGAGTACAAGTGGAATTACTTGGATCAGTATATCTGCTCTGCTGGCTCAGAGGATTTCAG CCTTATCGAGTCTCTGAAGTTCTGGAGGACGcggttcctgctgctgcccgcCTGCATCAGCGCCACCAAGCGCATCATGGAGGGGGAGGCGCACTGCGACGTGTACGGCGACAAGCCCCGCTCGGACGAGGAGGAGTGGCAGCTCCTCGATGGCTTCATCCGCTTCGTGGAGGGCTTGAACCGCatccgccgccgccaccgctcCGATCGGATGATCCGA AAAGGGTCTGCCATGAAAGGCTTGCAGATTGCTGGTCCAATTCCCACTCACTCTCTGGAGCAGTCTGGGCCTCCCATTGGGAAAAAAGGAACCTCAGcactctcagctctgctgcagatGGAAGCCAGTCAGAA GACACTGGGGGAGCAGCAAGCAGCAATGCTTTCAGGGAAGAGCTCTGGCCAGCCTTCAGAGAGCGGGAACATTGCTATCACACCCACCTATATGGACAGCCCTCGGAAG GATGGGGCCTTCTTTATGGACTTTGTTCGCAGCCCACGCACAGCTTCAACCTTCTACTCCCAG GTCTCTATTGATCAATCAGTTCCTGCAACCTCAGATGGCAACACCTTGCTGCCCACGGGGCAGGTCCCTGacaggggcagcagccaggcccTGGGGAGCACCCAGAACGCTGCAGACCCAGGATACAGCACAGCAGGTGCTGCAGAGGGCAG CTCTCAGCAATGTTCAACAAGTGCTCTGACTTCCTCCTCCACTTTGGTAGAGATTCTTGAAGCCATGAAACACCCCAC CACAGGGATCCAGCTGCTCTCTGAACAGAAGGGCCTCTCCCCCTACTGCTTCATCAGTGCAGAGGTTGTGCACTGGCTGGTGAATAACGTGGAAGGGGTGCACACCCAGGCCATGGCCATTGACATAATGCAG AAAATGTTAGAAGAGCAGCTTATTGTCCATGCATCTGGAGAAGCTTTACGAACCTTTAtttatggcttttatttttacaagatTGTTGTGGACAAAGAACCAGACCGAG TGGGGCTGCAACAGCCTGCCATGTGGCACACAGCTGCCATGGATGACTTCTCAGCCTTCCAGAGGAAATGGTTTGAGGTGGCCTTTGTGGCAGAAGAGCTCCTGCACTCGGAGATCCCGGCGTTcttcctgccctggctgcccaGCCGCCCCGCCTCCTATGCAAGTAGGCACAGTTCCTTTAGCCGCAGTTTCGGAGGACGGAGCCAGGCAGCTGCACTCTTAG CTGCCACGGTGCCCGAGCAGCGCACGGTGACGCTCGATGTGGATGTGAACAACCGCACGGACCGGCTGGAGTGGTGCAGCTGTTATTACCATGGCAATTTCTCCCTGAACGCTGCCTTTGAAATCAAGTTACACTGGATGGCAGTGACTGCAGCTGTTCTTTTTGAGATG GTTCAGGGTTGGCACCGGAAAGCCACCTCCTGTGGCTTCCTGCTCGTCCCCGTGCTGGAAGGCCCCTTTGCTTTGCCCAGTTACTTGTACGGGGACCCACTTCGAGCTCAGCTCTTCATCCCTCTCAACGTGAGCTGCTTGCTGAAGGAGGGCAGTGAGCATTTGTTTGATG GTTTTGAACCAGAAACCTACTGGGATCGAATGCATCTGCTCCAGGAAGCAATAGCACACAG ATTTGGATTTGTACAAGATAAATATTCGGCTTCTGCATTCAACTTCCCAGCAGAAAACAAGCCCCAGTATATTCATGTCACAG GGACAGTGTTTTTGCAGCTGCCATATTCCAAGAGGAAGTTTTCCAGCGGGCAGCAGCGGCGCCGGCGCAACTCCACCAGCTCCACCAACCAGAACATGTTCTGTGAGGAGCGCATTGGCTACAACTGGGCCTACAACACCATGCTGACCAAAACCTGGCGCTCCAGTGCCACTGGTGACGAGAAGTTCGCAGACCGGCTGCTGAAAGACTTCACAGACTTCTGCTGGAACAAAGACAGCCGGCTTGTTACGTTCTGGACTGATTGTCTGGACAAGATGCATGCTAGTGCTCCGTGA
- the DEPDC5 gene encoding GATOR complex protein DEPDC5 isoform X4, with the protein MRTNKVYKLVIHKKGFGGSDDELVVNPKVFLQIKLGDVVEIAHPNDEYSPLLLQVKSLKEDLQKETISVDQTVAQVFRLRPYQDVHVNVVDPKEVTLDLVELTFKDQYIGRGDMWRLKKSLVSTCAYVTQKVEFAGIRAQAGELWVKSEKVTCGYISEDTRVVFRSTSAMVYIFIQMSCEMWDFDIYGDLYFEKAVNGFLADLFTKWKEKNCSHEVTVVLFSRTFYEAKSIDEFPETHRASIRQDHEGRFYEDFYKVVVQNERREEWTSLLVTIKKLFIQYPVLVRLEQAEGFPPGYNSTSAQGNYLEAINLSFNVFDKHYINRNFDRTGQMSVVITPGVGVFEVDRLLMILTKQRMIDNGIGVDLVCMGEQPLHAVPLFKLHNRCGPGDSRMGDDYNIPHWINHSFYTSKSQLLCNSFTPRIKLAGRKPLTEKAKNNRDASLGAPKDAENALPIQVDYDGYDAQVFRLPGPSRAQRCSTFRSVRERESRTRKSSSSYDVSCSPSLQSRTLPPEEVRSQASDDSSLGKISNILMIPRPHLHQCEVSSSLGYTSTRDFLENMLESQQRDSSAPGRFHVGSAESLLHIRPGGYAPQRALINPFAPSRMPMKLTSNRRRWMHTFPVGPSGEAIQIHHQTRQNMAEMQGSGQQDLTHSSAELLELAYHEATGRHVSSRHPGDSGSFLSFGGAEEYGNGLGAGPNAGVNLKTQNKDSLEDAVSNSPDPILTLSAPPIVPGFCCTVGVDWKSLTTPACLPLTTDYFPDRQSLQNDYTEGCYDLLPEADIDRRDEEGVQMTAQQVFEEFICQRLMQGYQIIVQSKPQKPAPAVPPPLSSSPLYSRGLVSRNRPEEEDQYWLSMGRTFHKVTLKDKIITVTRYLPKYPYESAQINYTYSLCPSHSDSEFVSCWVEFSHERLEEYKWNYLDQYICSAGSEDFSLIESLKFWRTRFLLLPACISATKRIMEGEAHCDVYGDKPRSDEEEWQLLDGFIRFVEGLNRIRRRHRSDRMIRKGSAMKGLQIAGPIPTHSLEQSGPPIGKKGTSALSALLQMEASQKTLGEQQAAMLSGKSSGQPSESGNIAITPTYMDSPRKDGAFFMDFVRSPRTASTFYSQVSIDQSVPATSDGNTLLPTGQVPDRGSSQALGSTQNAADPGYSTAGAAEGSSQQCSTSALTSSSTLVEILEAMKHPTTGIQLLSEQKGLSPYCFISAEVVHWLVNNVEGVHTQAMAIDIMQKMLEEQLIVHASGEALRTFIYGFYFYKIVVDKEPDRVGLQQPAMWHTAAMDDFSAFQRKWFEVAFVAEELLHSEIPAFFLPWLPSRPASYASRHSSFSRSFGGRSQAAALLAATVPEQRTVTLDVDVNNRTDRLEWCSCYYHGNFSLNAAFEIKLHWMAVTAAVLFEMVQGWHRKATSCGFLLVPVLEGPFALPSYLYGDPLRAQLFIPLNVSCLLKEGSEHLFDGFEPETYWDRMHLLQEAIAHRFGFVQDKYSASAFNFPAENKPQYIHVTGTVFLQLPYSKRKFSSGQQRRRRNSTSSTNQNMFCEERIGYNWAYNTMLTKTWRSSATGDEKFADRLLKDFTDFCWNKDSRLVTFWTDCLDKMHASAP; encoded by the exons GTGGTCTTCCGCTCCACTTCTGCCatggtttatatttttatcCAGATGAGCTGTGAAATGTGGGATTTTGATATTTATG ggGATCTATACTTTGAGAAAGCTGTGAATGGTTTCCTTGCTGACCTCTTCACAAAATGGAAG GAGAAGAATTGCAGCCATGAAGTGACAGTGGTTCTATTTTCAAGAACATTTTATGAAGCAAAATCTATAG atgaatttCCTGAAACACATCGTGCATCAATTCGGCAGGATCATGAGGGAAGATTTTATGAAGATTTTTACAA AGTCGTAGTTCAGAATGAGAGGCGGGAAGAGTGGACCTCCTTGCTTGTGACCATTAAAAAGCTTTTCATCCAGTATCCTGTGTTGGTACGACTCGAGCAAGCAG AGGGCTTTCCTCCTGGTTACAATTCAACCTCAGCACAAGGGAACTACCTGGAGGCTATAAATCTTTCATTCAATG TGTTTGACAAGCATTACATCAACCGCAACTTCGACCGCACGGGGCAGATGTCGGTGGTGATCACCCCTGGTGTGGGAGTGTTCGAGGTGGATCGGCTCCTCATGATCCTCACCAAGCAGCGCATGATTGACAATG GGATAGGAGTGGATTTGGTGTGCATGGGAGAGCAACCCTTGCATGCTGTACCACTCTTTAAG CTCCATAATCGCTGTGGCCCTGGTGACTCACGAATGGGTGATGATTACAATATCCCACACTGGATAAATCACAG tttctaCACATCCAAAAGCCAACTCCTGTGTAACAGCTTCACTCCACGGATCAAGCTGGCAGGAAGGAAG CCACTGACggagaaagcaaaaaataatcGTGATGCCT cattagGAGCTCCAAAGGATGCTGAGAATGCCTTGCCTATCCAGGTAGATTATGATGGCTACGATGCCCAGGTGTTCCGACTGCCAGGCCCATCCAGAGCCCAGCGCTGTAGCACTTTCAG GTCAGTGAGGGAGCGGGAGAGCCGCACGAGGAAGAGCTCCAGCTCGTACGACGTCTCGTGCAgcccctccctgcagagccGCACGCTGCCCCCGGAAGAGGTGAGGAGCCAGGCTTCTGATGACAGCTCTCTGGGCAAGATCTCCAACATCCTGATGATCCCACGGCCTCACCTGCACCAGTGTGAAGTCAGCAGCTCCTTGGGCTATACCAGCACCAGAG ATTTCCTTGAGAACATGTTGGAGTCGCAGCAGCGCGACTCGAGCGCTCCGGGGCGGTTCCACGTGGGCAGTGCGGAGTCTCTGCTGCACATCCGCCCGGGGGGGTACGCGCCGCAGCGAGCCCTCATCAACCCCTTCGCCCCGTCCCGCATGCCCATGAAGCTGACGTCGAACCGCCGGCGCTGGATGCACACCTTCCCTGTGG GTCCCTCAGGAGAAGCCATCCAGATCCATCATCAGACCCGCCAGAATATGGCAGAAATGCAGGGCAGTGGGCAGCAGGATTTGACAcattcctctgcagagctgctggagctggcttACCATGAGGCAACGGGCAG ACACGTCAGCTCTCGGCATCCAGGGGATAGTGGCTCCTTCCTGAGCTTCGGCGGGGCAGAGGAGTACGGGAACGGGCTGGGGGCCGGCCCCAACGCAG GGGTGAACCTCAAAACTCAGAACAAGGATTCCTTGGAAGATGCTGTCTCTAATTCTCCAGATCCAA TTCTGACGCTGTCTGCTCCCCCCATAGTGCCAGGCTTCTGTTGTACAGTTGGAGTGGACTGGAAATCCCTCACCacccctgcctgcctccctctcaCCACGGATTACTTCCCCGACCGCCAGAGCCTGCAGAACGATTACACGGAGGGCTGCTATGACCTGCTGCCAGAGGCTGACATTGACAG GAGGGATGAGGAAGGAGTGCAGATGACAGCCCAGCAGGTGTTTGAGGAGTTCATTTGTCAGCGTCTCATGCAAGGCTATCAGATTATTGTGCAATCCAAGCCACAGAAGCCGGCCCCAGCCGTGCCACCCCCGCTCAGCAGCAGTCCCCTCTACAGCAGAG GTCTTGTGTCAAGAAATAGACCTGAGGAAGAGGATCAGTACTGGCTGAGCATGGGCCGTACCTTCCACAAAGTCAccttaaaagacaaaataattacTGTGACTCGGTACCTGCCCAA GTATCCATATGAATCTGCTCAGATAAACTACACCTACAGCTTGTGTCCCTCACACTCTGACTCTGAGTTTGTCTCTTGCTGGGTAGAATTTTCCCATGAGAGACTAGAAGAGTACAAGTGGAATTACTTGGATCAGTATATCTGCTCTGCTGGCTCAGAGGATTTCAG CCTTATCGAGTCTCTGAAGTTCTGGAGGACGcggttcctgctgctgcccgcCTGCATCAGCGCCACCAAGCGCATCATGGAGGGGGAGGCGCACTGCGACGTGTACGGCGACAAGCCCCGCTCGGACGAGGAGGAGTGGCAGCTCCTCGATGGCTTCATCCGCTTCGTGGAGGGCTTGAACCGCatccgccgccgccaccgctcCGATCGGATGATCCGA AAAGGGTCTGCCATGAAAGGCTTGCAGATTGCTGGTCCAATTCCCACTCACTCTCTGGAGCAGTCTGGGCCTCCCATTGGGAAAAAAGGAACCTCAGcactctcagctctgctgcagatGGAAGCCAGTCAGAA GACACTGGGGGAGCAGCAAGCAGCAATGCTTTCAGGGAAGAGCTCTGGCCAGCCTTCAGAGAGCGGGAACATTGCTATCACACCCACCTATATGGACAGCCCTCGGAAG GATGGGGCCTTCTTTATGGACTTTGTTCGCAGCCCACGCACAGCTTCAACCTTCTACTCCCAG GTCTCTATTGATCAATCAGTTCCTGCAACCTCAGATGGCAACACCTTGCTGCCCACGGGGCAGGTCCCTGacaggggcagcagccaggcccTGGGGAGCACCCAGAACGCTGCAGACCCAGGATACAGCACAGCAGGTGCTGCAGAGGGCAG CTCTCAGCAATGTTCAACAAGTGCTCTGACTTCCTCCTCCACTTTGGTAGAGATTCTTGAAGCCATGAAACACCCCAC CACAGGGATCCAGCTGCTCTCTGAACAGAAGGGCCTCTCCCCCTACTGCTTCATCAGTGCAGAGGTTGTGCACTGGCTGGTGAATAACGTGGAAGGGGTGCACACCCAGGCCATGGCCATTGACATAATGCAG AAAATGTTAGAAGAGCAGCTTATTGTCCATGCATCTGGAGAAGCTTTACGAACCTTTAtttatggcttttatttttacaagatTGTTGTGGACAAAGAACCAGACCGAG TGGGGCTGCAACAGCCTGCCATGTGGCACACAGCTGCCATGGATGACTTCTCAGCCTTCCAGAGGAAATGGTTTGAGGTGGCCTTTGTGGCAGAAGAGCTCCTGCACTCGGAGATCCCGGCGTTcttcctgccctggctgcccaGCCGCCCCGCCTCCTATGCAAGTAGGCACAGTTCCTTTAGCCGCAGTTTCGGAGGACGGAGCCAGGCAGCTGCACTCTTAG CTGCCACGGTGCCCGAGCAGCGCACGGTGACGCTCGATGTGGATGTGAACAACCGCACGGACCGGCTGGAGTGGTGCAGCTGTTATTACCATGGCAATTTCTCCCTGAACGCTGCCTTTGAAATCAAGTTACACTGGATGGCAGTGACTGCAGCTGTTCTTTTTGAGATG GTTCAGGGTTGGCACCGGAAAGCCACCTCCTGTGGCTTCCTGCTCGTCCCCGTGCTGGAAGGCCCCTTTGCTTTGCCCAGTTACTTGTACGGGGACCCACTTCGAGCTCAGCTCTTCATCCCTCTCAACGTGAGCTGCTTGCTGAAGGAGGGCAGTGAGCATTTGTTTGATG GTTTTGAACCAGAAACCTACTGGGATCGAATGCATCTGCTCCAGGAAGCAATAGCACACAG ATTTGGATTTGTACAAGATAAATATTCGGCTTCTGCATTCAACTTCCCAGCAGAAAACAAGCCCCAGTATATTCATGTCACAG GGACAGTGTTTTTGCAGCTGCCATATTCCAAGAGGAAGTTTTCCAGCGGGCAGCAGCGGCGCCGGCGCAACTCCACCAGCTCCACCAACCAGAACATGTTCTGTGAGGAGCGCATTGGCTACAACTGGGCCTACAACACCATGCTGACCAAAACCTGGCGCTCCAGTGCCACTGGTGACGAGAAGTTCGCAGACCGGCTGCTGAAAGACTTCACAGACTTCTGCTGGAACAAAGACAGCCGGCTTGTTACGTTCTGGACTGATTGTCTGGACAAGATGCATGCTAGTGCTCCGTGA